TCGACTTCGTCTACAGCGACGAGAACGTGCTCGACTTCTCCCGGGAGTACGACCTGCTGCCGGTGACCGCGTCCGCGTCCGAGGAGATGGCGGCGGACCCGGACGACGTGGACCTCCACCCCTTCCTCGACGCGCTTCCCGACGCCGCGTTGCCGCCCGTGGGCAAGACGTCCTGGGCGGATGTCAGCGCGGCGGTCAAGAAGCAGATCGGGCGGGCGGTGCGGCCGGGGGCGAAGCCCGGGGTCGTGCTGGAGCAGCTGCAGCAGACGGCGAGTGCGGCGGATCGCGAGGATTAGGGCGCCTCGGGGATGGGGGTGCGTGGTTCGCCGGCGGGTGCGGGTCCGGTGGGGCTTCTCGCGCAGTTCCCCGCGCCCCCGAAAAAGCAGCTGCCGTGCGCCCCGTGCTTCTCAGGGGCGCACGGCAGTCAGGCGCCCTGTCACACCCGTCCGCTACGGTCGTCCCATGGACGCGCTCGAACCCCGTGAACAGGCCATCCTCGCCGTGGAGCGGCAGGGGTGGGCGGGGCCGGGGGCCAAGGAGCGGGCCATAAGAGAGCGGCTCGGGATCGCACCCGTGCGGTACTACCAGCTGCTCAACGCCCTGCTCGACGACCCGCGCGCCCTCGCCCACGACCCGGTCACGGTCAACCGGCTGCGAAGGGTGAGAGAGGCCCGCCGGGAGGAGAGATGACGGATAGGGTCGACGCCATGGGCAGCCACAAGGACGCAGAGAACCACCAGGCCACCTTGCCGACACCCGTGACCTCCGCCGGGCGGGCCGCGCTGGACGCGATCCTCGAACGACCCGGCCGCACGGTGATCGCCCTCGACTTCGACGGCACCCTCGCCCCCATCGTCCCCGACCCCGAACAGGCCCGCGCCCACCCCGACGCGGTCGCCGCCCTCGCCGCGCTCGCCCCCAAGGTCGCCTCCGTCGCCGTGGTGACCGGCCGCCCCGCCTCCGTCGCCGTCCGCCACGGCGGCTTCGCCGGCGTCCCCGGCCTGGAACACCTCGTGGTCCTCGGCCACTACGGCGCCGAACGCTGGGACGCCGTCACCGGCACCGTCAGCGCCCCCGCCCCGCACCCCGGTGTCGCCGCGGTCCGCGCGGAGCTCCCCGGCCTGCTGGACCGTGTCGGTGCCCGGCAGGGCACCTGGATCGAGGAGAAGGGCCGCGCGGTCGCCGTCCACACCCGCCGCGCCACCGACCCCCAGGCCGCCTTCGAAGCCCTGCGCGCCCCGCTGGCCGACCTCGCCGACCGCCACGGCCTCATCGTCGAACCCGGCCGCCTGGTCCTCGAACTCCGGCCCCCGGGCATGGACAAGGGCGTCGCCCTCCGCGATCACCTCGCGGAGACCGCCGCCGAGTCCGTCCTCTACGCCGGGGACGACCTCGGCGACCTCCCCGCCTTCGCCACCATCGAGAAACTCCGCACCGAGGGCACCCCGGGCCTGCTGGTGTGCAGCGGCAGCACGGAGGTCACGGAGCTGTCGGAGCGGGCGGACCTGGTCGTCGACGGCCCGGCGGGGGTCGTAGGCCTGCTGGCGGCGATCGCCGAGCGCGTATAGGCAGGGGGCGCCCGGCTCTTTCAGGGGCGAGGGGGCGCCCCAGCTCTTTCAGGGGCGCGGGGAACCGCGCGAGCAACCACGACGGGCCTGCACTCGCCAACGAACCCGAACCCCCGAGCTACTAGGCGCCCTCCAACGCCCTCAACTGGTCCAGGAACCACTGCGTGGGCGGCAGCGCCGTGGCCGCCCCGGCAAGCCGCTTCGTCCGTTCCGCCCGCTCGGCCGGCGGCAGGGACAGCGCCTCGTGCAGGGCGGCAGCCGTAGCGACCACGTCGTACGGGTTCACCACCATCGAGTCGTCCCCCAGCTCCTCGTACGCCCCGGCCTCCCGCGACAGCACGAGCGCGCACCCCTCGTCGGAGACGACCGGCACCTCCTTGGCGACGAGGTTCATGCCGTCCCGGATGGGGTTCACCAGGGCCACGTCGGCGAGCCGGTACGCCGCCAGGGAACGGGCGAAGTCGTCCTTGAGGTGGAGGACGACCGGCGTCCAATCCGGCGTGCCGTACCGTTCGTTGATGTCGTCCGCGACCCGCTGGACCTCGGCCATGTAGTCCCGGTACACCGCGAGGTCCTGCCGCGACGGGTAGGCGAGGGCGAGGTGGACGACGCGCTCGCGCCAGGTCGGGCGGTCGTCGAGGAGCTGCCGGTAGGCGTGCAGGCCGCGCACGATGTTCTTGGAGAGTTCCGTGCGGTCGACGCGGACGACGGCGCGGCGCGGGGTGCCGTCGGGAGCCGTACCGATCTGCTCCCGCAGCGCGGCCATGCGGTCGTCGACGTCCGCCTCGTGGGCGCGGGCCCGCAGGAAGTCCGCGTCGGCGCCCAGGCCGTGCACGCCGATCCGGGTGCCGGAGAGGGCGTCGGGGCCGAGGACGGCGCGAGCGCACTCGCTGAACGCGTCCGCCCACCGCCGGGTGAGGAACGCGGCGCGGTCGGCGCCGAGGATGCCGTCGAGCACCTGGGCGGCGACGTCGTCGGGCAGCAGCCGGAAGTAGTCGACGGGTGCCCACGGGGTGTGGGAGAAGTGCCCGATCCGCAGGTCGGGGCGGAGGTCGCGGAGCATCCGGGGGACCAGGGTCAGGTGGTAGTCCTGGACGAGTACGGACGCGCCGTCCGCCGCCTCCTGGGCGAGCGCCTCGGCGAAGGCCCGGTTGTACGTCTCGTACGACGCCCACTGGCGCCGGAACTCCGCGTCGAAGGACGGTTCCAGCGGGGTCTGGTAGAGCATGTGGTGCACGAACCACAGCGTGGAGTTGGCGACGCCGTTGTACGCGGCGTGGTGCACGTCGGCGGGGATGTCGAGCATGCGGACCCCGGGCTCGCCGACACCGCGGCGTACGGCCTCGCGGTCGCCGTCGCCGAGGGCGGAGCACACCCAGACGGCGCCCGCCTCCGAGTCGATCGCGGAGAGCCCCGAGACGAGGCCGCCACCGCCACGCTTCGCTGTGAGGGCGCCGGATTCGTCCTCGGTGTACGTGATGGGGCCCCGGTTGGAGGCGACGAGGATCCGCGCGCTGTGCGTCGATGCCATACGGCTCAACCTAGCCCTTGGGTTCGCCGGTCAAACGTACGGTTCGGCCGAGTACCGGGTGACTGGTGGGGTGGGGGGTGCCTGTTCGGTGGTCGGGTGCGGGTGAGTGGGGGCTTGTCGCGCAGTTCCCCGCGCCCCTGAAAAGCAGGGGCTGCGCCCCGAGCTTTTCAGGGGCGCGAGAAGCCCCACTCACCCGCACCCGCCGACGAAAGAGGCACCCCCACCTCCTCAAGCGGCCTTTCGCTCCGCGTACTCCCCTATCTCCACCATCGGCGGCCGTTCCTCCAGGTCCACCGAGTACGTGCGCGGCTCGAACCCTTCCCGTCCCCGCTCGAACTGCGTCAGCACCGGCCGGATCAGGTGACCCCGGGCCAGCCGCAGCTGGGCGGTGCGATAGATCGCCGCGGACATGCGGCCCAGCGCCGCCCCGTCCTGGTGGCGGTGTTTGCGGACGCCCACGTCGACCTGGGCGAGCGCGTCGAGGCCGACCAGGTGCAGTGCGTCGACCAGCATGCCCAGCTCGATGCCGTAGCCCACCGGGAAGGGCAGCCGCTCCAGCAGCGAGCGCCGGGCGGCGTACTCGCCGCCGAGCGGCTGGACGAAGCCGGCCAGCTGGGGCCAGTGCATGTTGAGCAGGGGGCGGGCCATGAGTTCCGTCACACGGCCGCCCTGGCCGGCGGCGGATCCGAGGGGGCGGTCGTACATCGCCTTGACGAGGTCGACACCGGGGTCGGTGAGCAGCGGGCCGACGATCCCGGAGACGAAGTCCGACGAGAACTCCTTGAGGTCCGCGTCGATGAAGCAGACGATGTCGCCGGACGTCACCAGCAACGACCGCCACAGGACCTCGCCCTTGCCGGGCACGGCCGGGACGCGGGGCAGGATGTCGTCACGGTGGACGACCCTGGCTCCGGCGGCCGCCGCGACCTGGGACGTCCGGTCGGTGGACCCGGAGTCGACGACCACGATCTCGTCGACGAGCGGCACCTGCCGCATCAGGTCGTGGCGGATGATCGCGACGATGTCGCCGACCGTTGCCTCTTCGTTCAGCGCGGGCAGGACGACGCTGACCGTCTGCCCCGTGGCTCGTTTCGCGGCCATGATCCGGTGGAGCGGGCGGTCGGCCATGGACCAGGAGCGGGTACTCAGCCAGCGCTCGACTTCCTTCAGCACAGTGCGCGGCTCCTCTGCGTTCATCTCGCGGTTCGGACGGCTCTCTCAACTGTCCTGGCCTTCGGTTACAGTCTTGGACAACGCTGGTGACCATCGCATGTCGCGGCTCGTCGGCGTATACAACCAAATACCGCTCATCCAGAGGGGCAGAGGGATACGGCCCGATGAAGCCCCGGCAACCCTCCAGCCGGTCTCGTGGCGATCACCGTCGATCGCAACCGCGAGGCTCCCGGCTAGGGAAGGTGCCAAATCCGTCTCACGGCGAAGTGCGTCGTGAGGAAGATGAGGAGAAAGGGCCTCGCCTCCATGGCTGCGCAGACAGTTGCAAGCACCACCGACTCCACAGTAGACCTCGGCCCCGCCGCCGCACTGAGCTGCCGTGAATGCGGTCACCGCGTATCCCTCGGGCCGGTCTTCGCCTGCGAGGAGTGTTTCGGGCCCCTGGAGATCGCGTACGACTACTCCGCCTACGAAACGGACGAGCTGCGCAAGCGGATCGAGTCCGGTCCCGCGAACATCTGGCGGTACGCGCCGCTCCTGCCCGTCCCGGCGGACGTGGCCACCAAGCCGAACATCAACCCCGGCTGGACCCAGCTCGTCAAGGCCGACAACCTGGCCGCCGCGCTCGGTGTCGACGCCGGCAAGCTCTTCGTCAAGGACGACTCCGGCAACCCGACGCACTCCTTCAAGGACCGGGTCGTCGCCCAGGCCCTGGAGGCGGCCCGCGCCTTCGGCTTCACCACCCTGTCCTGCTCCTCCACGGGCAACCTGGCCGGTGCCGTCGGCGCCGCCGCCGCCCGCGCCGGCTTCCGGTCCTGCGTGTTCATCCCGCACGACCTGGAGCAGGGCAAGGTCGTCATGGCCGCGATCTACGGCGGCGAGCTCGTCGGCATCGAAGGCAACTACGACGACGTGAACCGCTTCTGTTCCGAGCTGATCGGCGACCCGGCCGGTGAGGGCTGGGGCTTCGTCAACGTCAACCTGCGGCCGTACTACGCGGAGGGGTCGAAGACGCTCGCGTACGAGATCTGCGAGCAGCTCGGCTGGCAGCTCCCGGACCAGCTGGTCGTGCCGATCGCCTCCGGGTCGCAGCTCACGAAGATCGACAAGGGTCTGCAGGAGCTGATCAAGCTCGGGCTCGTCGAGGACAAGCCCTACAAGATCTTCGGCGCGCAGGCCGAGGGGTGTTCGCCGGTGTCGGTGGCCTTCAAGGCCGGACACGACGTGGTGCGCCCCCAGAAGCCGAACACCATCGCCAAGTCGCTCGCGATCGGCAACCCGGCGGACGGGCCGTATGTGCTGGACATCGCGCGGCGGACCGGCGGGGCCGTGGAGGACGTGACGGACGAGCAGGTCGTCGACGCGATCAAGCTGCTGGCGCGGACCGAGGGGATCTTCGCGGAGACCGCGGGCGGGGTGACCGTCGGAGTGACGAAGAAGCTGATCGAGGACGGCGTTCTCGACCCGACGCTGACCACGGTCGTGCTCAACACCGGGGACGGCCTGAAGACGCTGGACGCGGTGGCCGGGACCGGACTCACCGCGACCATTCGGCCCAACCTCGATTCGTTCCGTGCGGCCGGTCTCGCGTAAGGGCTGCCAGTCGTTCGTCCGCGGGTCCGTGGGGGCTGGTCGCGCCCACGCGGCGGTAGCCGCCCATTGAGCACGGTCCCGCCCCCCAACTCTTCTGCACCGACCGGAGGTCACAAGTCATGAGCGTCAACGTCCGCATTCCGACCATCCTTCGCACCTACACCGGGGGCCAGGCCGAGGTGAGTGCCGAAGGGGCGACCCTCGGCGAGGTCATCGCCGATCTGGAGAAGAACCACAACGGGATCGCCGCCCGGGTGCTCGACGATCAGGGCAAGTTGCGGCGTTTCGTGAATGTGTACGTGAATGACGACGATGTCCGGTTCGAGCAGGGCCTGGAGACGGCCACGCCGGACGGTGCGGGTGTGTCGATCATTCCCGCGGTCGCCGGTGGCTGACCGCCGCGCCGTACCGGTCGGTAGTAACCGTCGGTAACTTTGATTACCGAGAGTTCATCGAATTGCCCCCTCCGTGAGAGAAGCGGAGGGGGCAATTCTCTATGGTTGAGCACTGTAGAGTTGGGGAACCCGGTCCGATCGCCGTAGTGATTCCTTGCCGGTCGCATATTTGATCGCGCCGCACGCCCTATATGAAGTAGCCAAAGTGTGCAGGCCTTTTGCGTATTTCGTTCCTTTTGTGGGGCCCGACTTGCCCTGAATTCGGGCGAATTGTTCGTACATTCCCGACCGGTCGTGTCCAGAATTCTCGTCCGATTGACCTGTTGCAGAGGGCAGTTGGACAGATACATTCGGCCGCGGTCGACGCGTTCCGGCGCACACCCCCAACCGTTGGGGGGTGAGGTCTGACCCGGATCCGCGAAGTGTGGATCTGTGCAAGGGCCAGTAATAGGGGAGTTAGGCATGGCTCAGGGCACCGTCAAGTGGTTCAACGCGGAGAAGGGGTACGGCTTCATCGCGGTCGACGGTGGTGCGGATGTTTTCGTCCACTACAGCGCGATCCAGATGGACGGTTACCGCACCCTGGAAGAGGGCCAGCGGGTCGAGTTCGAGATCTCGCAGGGTCAGAAGGGGCCGCAGGCGGACATGGTCCGACTGGCGGCCGGCTGAAGTACGCGCCGGGTTCAACGCAGCGACGTTCTTCGTTCTTCATGGGAGGGCTCGCACCCCGTTTCGGGGTGCGAGCCCTCTCGTGTGTGGGGCCGCCGGCCCGGCAGGCGCACGGGCTGATCCGGGCCGCGGCGTGGGTCTGTCGACGGGGCGCGCGGGGGCGCGTTCACCTGCGGATCATCGAGAGCCGCTTGCACTCGGCATGGTCGAGTGCTAATCATTGGCGTTAGCACTCTGAAGGTGAGAGTGACAACGAGGACCGGGTCGGTGAGGCCCGCAGGCCGGGTGGGGCAAGGAACCACGAGGCAGGCAGGCCGTCCGTCGCGGGCGCCAGCGCGGTCCGGAGCAATCCACCCCAGTCCGGGAGGACCACTTCACATGGCCAAGATCATCGCGTTCGACGAGGAGGCGCGGCGCGGCCTCGAGCGCGGCATGAACCAGCTCGCGGACGCCGTCAAGGTGACGCTCGGCCCCAAGGGCCGGAACGTCGTCCTCGAGAAGAAGTGGGGCGCCCCCACGATCACCAACGATGGTGTCTCCATCGCCAAGGAGATCGAGCTCGAGGACCCGTACGAGAAGATCGGCGCCGAGCTGGTCAAGGAAGTCGCCAAGAAGACGGACGACGTCGCCGGTGACGGTACGACCACCGCGACCGTCCTCGCCCAGGCCCTGGTCAAGGAAGGCCTGCGCAACGTAGCCGCCGGCGCCAACCCGATGGCCCTCAAGCGCGGTATCGAGAAGGCCGTCGAGGCCGTCTCCG
The DNA window shown above is from Streptomyces akebiae and carries:
- a CDS encoding DUF3263 domain-containing protein, which produces MDALEPREQAILAVERQGWAGPGAKERAIRERLGIAPVRYYQLLNALLDDPRALAHDPVTVNRLRRVREARREER
- a CDS encoding glucosyl-3-phosphoglycerate synthase, which codes for MLKEVERWLSTRSWSMADRPLHRIMAAKRATGQTVSVVLPALNEEATVGDIVAIIRHDLMRQVPLVDEIVVVDSGSTDRTSQVAAAAGARVVHRDDILPRVPAVPGKGEVLWRSLLVTSGDIVCFIDADLKEFSSDFVSGIVGPLLTDPGVDLVKAMYDRPLGSAAGQGGRVTELMARPLLNMHWPQLAGFVQPLGGEYAARRSLLERLPFPVGYGIELGMLVDALHLVGLDALAQVDVGVRKHRHQDGAALGRMSAAIYRTAQLRLARGHLIRPVLTQFERGREGFEPRTYSVDLEERPPMVEIGEYAERKAA
- the thrC gene encoding threonine synthase codes for the protein MAAQTVASTTDSTVDLGPAAALSCRECGHRVSLGPVFACEECFGPLEIAYDYSAYETDELRKRIESGPANIWRYAPLLPVPADVATKPNINPGWTQLVKADNLAAALGVDAGKLFVKDDSGNPTHSFKDRVVAQALEAARAFGFTTLSCSSTGNLAGAVGAAAARAGFRSCVFIPHDLEQGKVVMAAIYGGELVGIEGNYDDVNRFCSELIGDPAGEGWGFVNVNLRPYYAEGSKTLAYEICEQLGWQLPDQLVVPIASGSQLTKIDKGLQELIKLGLVEDKPYKIFGAQAEGCSPVSVAFKAGHDVVRPQKPNTIAKSLAIGNPADGPYVLDIARRTGGAVEDVTDEQVVDAIKLLARTEGIFAETAGGVTVGVTKKLIEDGVLDPTLTTVVLNTGDGLKTLDAVAGTGLTATIRPNLDSFRAAGLA
- a CDS encoding ubiquitin-like small modifier protein 1 yields the protein MSVNVRIPTILRTYTGGQAEVSAEGATLGEVIADLEKNHNGIAARVLDDQGKLRRFVNVYVNDDDVRFEQGLETATPDGAGVSIIPAVAGG
- the otsB gene encoding trehalose-phosphatase, with the protein product MGSHKDAENHQATLPTPVTSAGRAALDAILERPGRTVIALDFDGTLAPIVPDPEQARAHPDAVAALAALAPKVASVAVVTGRPASVAVRHGGFAGVPGLEHLVVLGHYGAERWDAVTGTVSAPAPHPGVAAVRAELPGLLDRVGARQGTWIEEKGRAVAVHTRRATDPQAAFEALRAPLADLADRHGLIVEPGRLVLELRPPGMDKGVALRDHLAETAAESVLYAGDDLGDLPAFATIEKLRTEGTPGLLVCSGSTEVTELSERADLVVDGPAGVVGLLAAIAERV
- a CDS encoding alpha,alpha-trehalose-phosphate synthase (UDP-forming), whose protein sequence is MASTHSARILVASNRGPITYTEDESGALTAKRGGGGLVSGLSAIDSEAGAVWVCSALGDGDREAVRRGVGEPGVRMLDIPADVHHAAYNGVANSTLWFVHHMLYQTPLEPSFDAEFRRQWASYETYNRAFAEALAQEAADGASVLVQDYHLTLVPRMLRDLRPDLRIGHFSHTPWAPVDYFRLLPDDVAAQVLDGILGADRAAFLTRRWADAFSECARAVLGPDALSGTRIGVHGLGADADFLRARAHEADVDDRMAALREQIGTAPDGTPRRAVVRVDRTELSKNIVRGLHAYRQLLDDRPTWRERVVHLALAYPSRQDLAVYRDYMAEVQRVADDINERYGTPDWTPVVLHLKDDFARSLAAYRLADVALVNPIRDGMNLVAKEVPVVSDEGCALVLSREAGAYEELGDDSMVVNPYDVVATAAALHEALSLPPAERAERTKRLAGAATALPPTQWFLDQLRALEGA
- a CDS encoding cold-shock protein, which produces MAQGTVKWFNAEKGYGFIAVDGGADVFVHYSAIQMDGYRTLEEGQRVEFEISQGQKGPQADMVRLAAG